The Limanda limanda chromosome 20, fLimLim1.1, whole genome shotgun sequence genome has a segment encoding these proteins:
- the myom1b gene encoding myomesin-1, which yields MSGSLPFYQKDHRHYDRGYRNKETASKMSQYQSSSSIGSSRYFAGSSTSATSSSRGLRVSSHSGLEESRLSPIPKRTKPTYLAVDRENQIIGYVVPFFRGSQDFATGYSDTEESRVGSMARRDMFSSGLEMERSELISRKEAMRESADRICLNKRIHDKEEHSKRMNEDSLMHPPEFVIKPRSHTVWEKQCVRLHCTVTGWPDPRVVWYKNNVAIESIANPGKYKVESKYSVHSLDINRCDFDDTAQYHVSAMNSKGELSAFASVVVKRFKGEVDEYLPSPRHGPVSEYGVNFQTHIVDKFGVSFGREGETMSLGCTVVIYPALHRYQPEVQWYKDDVLLSPSKWYQMHWSGDRATLTLAHLNKEDEGLYTLRVTTKSGYETYSSYVFVRDSDAEMEGAPGAPLDVRCLDANKDYIIVTWKQPAVDGGNSILGYFVDRCEVGTNHWIQCNDTPVKFARFPVTGLVEGRSYVFRVRAINTSGMSHPSRVSEPVAAMDPADRARLRSTSAPWTGQIIVTEEEPAEGIVPGRPLELQVTEATKNYVVLSWKPPGEKGLEGVRYYVEKCVSGTDSWQRVNTEIPVKSPRFALFDLAEGKSYSFRVRCCNPAGVGEPSDPTEATTVGDKLDIPSAPSKVVPIRNTETSVVVSWQASTDAKELVGYYIEGSIVGSNVWEPCNNKPVNVTRFICHGLTTGEKYVFRVRAVNAAGLSQFSPESEPVEVKAAIGGGIPHGVLPETGPGGNVGQLTEHRPRWTGAHETVQSSPDTKQKCNKKAQTDTGAREGAGAAGPDPPESQNKGGKKGSVSWAPDLAKDPVPESVSDSVSNSHTDKDTATCLEPVTAELQDVETPEAAQARKFSVEADPEPARPRRESTASPAPPFGISVLECVRDSMVLAWKQPSFIGGADISGYFVDYRDVIDGVPGKWHEANIRAVSERAYRVSDLFENRKYQFQVRAANMAGVGIPSLPSDTFLCEEWTIAVPGPPHDLQVREVRNDSLVLLWKPPVYQGRDPVNGFYIDIKEEDAPVEAWRSVNNKATEKTYMKIKNLKEGEVFVLRVRAQNKAGVGKTSEETEPVSAVTKPGTHEIAVAVDDDGIISLNFECCDMTPDSKFVWSKNYEEITDPSRLTMETKGNKSKAVFNTPGEEDIGIYSCIVTHTDGASSSYDLSEQELKRLLEVSHDHKFPIIPLKSELAVELLEKGRVRFWLQAEKISADGKVDYVFNENLISQGEKYKMNFDKSTGVIEMIMDSLTPADEGTFTFQLKDGKATNQSSLVLIGDVFKGLQKESEFQMKEWIRKQGPHFIEYLSYEVTPECCVVLKCKVGNVKKETSALWYKDGQEIKADEHLGFTEGVLKLEIAQSDCPADTDASDVIWRKIKISKKDSGVYEVVLKDDRGKDTSTLNLTDQGFKDLMNEVFSFIANSSTPLKITSTDEGIRLYTFVNFYNDLLQVTWHYKDSAISFSDRIKSGVVGEQLFLQITEPTEKDTGKYAIEFNDGKGGLRRTVELSGQAFDDAFAEFKRLKSAAVAEKGRARVAGGLPDVVTIQEGKALNLTCNISGDPVPKVTWLKNDREITSDDHCILKFESGKFASFTITGVNTSDTGKYSILVKNKYGTESGDFTVSVFIPEEAASKKK from the exons ATGTCTGGATCTTTACCGTTCTACCAGAAGGACCACCGCCACTATGACCGTGGCTACCGCAACAAGGAGACGGCGTCTAAAATGAGCCAGTAccagtccagcagcagcatcggCAGCAGCAGGTACTTTGCGGGCAGCAGCACCTccgccaccagcagcagcagagg ACTTAGAGTGTCTTCACATTCTGGGCTGGAAGAGAGCCGCCTGAGCCCCATACCCAAGAGAACCAAGCCAACTTACTTGGCTGTGGATAGAGAGAACCAAATCATCGGCTATGTAGTTCCTTTCTTCAGGGGCAG TCAAGACTTTGCAACAGGATATTCCGATACAGAGGAATCAAGGGTGGGGTCCATGGCCCGCAGGGATATGTTCAGCAGTGGCCTGGAGATGGAGAGGTCAGAGCTGATCTCCAGGAAGGAGGCCATGCGTGAGTCAGCTGATCGCATCTGTCTGAACAAAAGG ATCCATGATAAAGAGGAACACTCCAAGCGTATGAACGAAGACAGCCTGATGCATCCCCCGGAGTTTGTGATTAAACCTCGCTCCCACACTGTGTGGGAGAAGCAGTGTGTGCGGCTGCACTGCACTGTCACTGGCTGGCCTGACCCCCGGGTCGTCTG GTACAAAAACAATGTGGCCATTGAATCGATTGCAAACCCTGGCAAGTATAAAGTTGAGAGCAAATACAGCGTCCATTCACTGGATATTAACAG ATGCGATTTTGATGACACTGCTCAGTATCACGTCTCTGCCATGAACTCCAAGGGGGAGCTCTCTGCATTCGCCTCCGTTGTTGTTAAAA GGTTCAAAGGTGAAGTTGATGAATATCTGCCATCTCCCAGAC ATGGCCCAGTGTCTGAGTATGGCGTCAACTTCCAGACTCACATTGTTGATAAGTTTGGTGTGTCCTttggaagagagggggagaccATGAGTCTGGGGTGCACAGTTGTCATCTACCCGGCCCTGCATCGCTACCAGCCAGAGGTCCAGTGGTACAAAGACG ATGTTCTGCTGTCTCCATCTAAATGGTACCAAATGCACTGGAGCGGAGATAGAGCCACACTGACGCTCGCGCACCTCAACAAGGAGGACGAGGGTCTCTACACCCTGCGAGTCACCACCAAGTCTGGATATGAAACCTACTCCTCCTATGTCTTCGTCAGAG aTTCTGATGCTGAGATGGAAGGCGCTCCAGGAGCCCCTCTGGACGTTCGCTGTCTCGACGCCAACAAGGACTACATTATCGTCACTTGGAAGCAGCCGGCTGTCGATGGCGGCAACTCCATCCTGGGCTACTTCGTGGACAG GTGTGAGGTTGGAACCAACCACTGGATCCAGTGCAATGACACTCCGGTCAAGTTCGCCCGTTTCCCTGTGACTGGTTTGGTGGAAGGTCGTTCTTACGTCTTCCGCGTGCGTGCTATCAACACCAGCGGCATGAGCCACCCGTCCAGAGTGTCCGAACCAGTGGCCGCCATGGACCCGGCTGACCGCGCCCGCTTGAGAA GTACTTCTGCTCCCTGGACCGGCCAAATCATTGTCACAGAGGAGGAACCTGCAG AGGGCATCGTTCCTGGCAGACCTCTTGAACTCCAGGTGACGGAGGCGACCAAGAATTACGTGGTGCTGAGCTGGAAGCCGCCTGGAGAGAAAGGCCTGGAGGGAGTCAGGTACTACGTGGAGAAG tgtgtgtcggGCACAGACAGCTGGCAGAGGGTGAACACAGAGATCCCAGTCAAGTCCCCTCGCTTTGCCTTGTTCGATCTGGCCGAGGGGAAGTCCTACAGCTTCCGGGTCCGGTGCTGCAACCCTGCCGGGGTCGGTGAACCCTCCGACCCAACGGAGGCCACCACAGTTGGGGACAAGCTTG ACATCCCATCAGCCCCCAGCAAAGTCGTCCCAATCCGAAACACAGAGACCTCAGTGGTCGTGTCTTGGCAAGCGTCCACTGATGCCAAAGAGTTGGTGGGTTACTACATCGAGGGGAGCATCGTGGGCAGCAACGTGTGGGAGCCGTGCAACAACAAGCCTGTCAATGTAACCAG GTTCATCTGCCACGGTCTGACGACGGGAGAGAAGTACGTGTTTAGGGTGAGGGCAGTGAACGCAGCAGGGCTCAGCCAGTTCTCCCCAGAGTCAGAGCCTGTGGAGGTGAAGGCTGCTATTG GGGGCGGCATCCCTCATGGTGTGTTGCCGGAGACTGGGCCGGGGGGTAACGTTGGCCAACTAACTGAGCACAGGCCACGCTGGACGGGCGCGCATGAAACTGTCCAGTCCTCCCCTGACACTAAGCAAAAGTGCAATAAAAAAGCTCAGACTGACACCGGAGCCAGGGAGGGGGCCGGTGCTGCTGGGCCCGACCCCCCCGAGAGTCAAAACAAGGGGGGCAAGAAAGGCAGTGTGTCCTGGGCCCCTGACCTGGCAAAAGACCCGGTCCCAGAGTCCGTGTCAGACTCGGTTTCTaactcacacactgacaaagaCACAGCCACATGCTTAGAGCCAGTCACTGCTGAGCTTCAGGATGTAGAGACGCCTGAGGCAGCACAGGCACGTAAGTTCTCTGTAGAGGCTGACCCGGAGCCAGCCAGGCCGAGGAGGGAGTCGACAG CCTCCCCTGCTCCACCCTTTGGCATCAGCGTCCTGGAGTGTGTGCGCGACTCCATGGTGCTGGCCTGGAAACAGCCGAGCTTCATCGGCGGTGCTGACATCTCCGGCTACTTCGTGGATTACCGTGACGTCATCGATGGCGTGCCGGGGAAGTGGCACGAGGCCAACATCAGGGCTGTCAGTGAGAGGGCCTACAGA GTGTCCGACCTGTTCGAGAACAGGAAGTACCAGTTCCAGGTGCGAGCAGCCAACATGGCCGGTGTTGGCATCCCATCACTGCCCAGTGACACCTTCCTGTGTGAGGAGTGGACCATCGCTGTGCCAG GCCCTCCTCACGACCTGCAGGTGAGAGAGGTGCGCAACGACTCTCTGGTGTTGCTATGGAAACCACCTGTGTACCAGGGCCGCGATCCGGTCAACGGGTTCTACATCGACATCAAGGAGGAGGACGCCCCGGTGGAGGCGTGGAGAAGCGTCAACAACAAGGCCACGGAGAAGACGTACATGAAG ATCAAGAACctgaaggagggagaggtgtTTGTGTTACGGGTTCGTGCTCAGAATAAAGCCGGTGTCGGAAAAACGTCTGAAGAGACAGAGCCGGTTTCAGCTGTGACCAAACCTG GCACTCATGAGATCGCCGTGGCTGTGGACGATGACGGCATCATCTCCCTGAACTTTGAATGCTGTGACATGACCCCTGACTCCAAATTTGTGTGGTCCAAGAATTACGAGGAGATCACAGACCCCTCCCGCTTGACTATGGAGACCAAGGGAAACAA ATCTAAAGCTGTCTTCAACACACCCGGAGAGGAGGACATTGGCATTTACTCCTGTATCGTCACCCACACCGATGGAGCTTCATCCAGCTACGATCTCTCTGAGCAAG AGTTGAAGAGGCTGCTGGAGGTCAGTCACGACCACAAATTCCCCA TTATTCCCCTGAAGTCAGAGTtggctgtggagctgctggagaaaggCAGAGTTCGCTTTTGGCTGCAGGCCGAGAAGATTTCCGCTGATGGGAAAGTCGATTACGTGTTCAATGAAAACCTCATCTCTCAGGGGGAG AAATACAAGATGAACTTTGACAAGAGCACCGGCGTGATCGAGATGATCATGGACTCTCTGACCCCGGCGGACGAGGGCACCTTCACCTTCCAGCTGAAAGACGGGAAAGCCACCAACCAGTCCAGTTTGGTGCTGATAGGAGACG tgttcaAGGGGCTGCAGAAGGAATCAGAGTTCCAGATGAAAGAGTGGATCAGAAAGCAAG GTCCTCACTTTATCGAGTATCTGAGTTACGAGGTGACGCCCGAGTGCTGTGTTGTGCTGAAGTGCAAG GTCGGCAACGTGAAGAAGGAAACCTCGGCGCTGTGGTACAAAGACGGACAAGAGATCAAGGCAGACGAGCATCTGGGCTTCACAGAGGGAGTGCTGAAACTGGAAATAGCTCAG TCTGACTGCCCGGCAGACACAGATGCCAGCGACGTAATCTGGAGAAAGATAAAA attTCCAAGAAGGATTCCGGTGTTTACGAGGTCGTTCTGAAGGACGACAGAGGAAAGGACACGTCCACGTTGAATTTGACGGATCAAG gttttaagGACTTGATGAACGAAGTTTTCAGTTTTATTG CCAATTCCTCCACTCCGCTGAAGATCACAAGCACAGATGAAGGCATCCGACTCTACACCTTTGTCAACTTCTATAACGATTTACTCCAAGTGACATGGCACTACAA AGATTCAGCCATCTCCTTCTCTGACCGTATAAAGAGCGGCGTGGTGGGGGAGCAGCTGTTTCTGCAGATCACCGAGCCCACAGAGAAAGACACGGGCAAATACGCCATCGAGTTCAACGACGGAAAGGGAGGCCTGAGGAGGACCGTGGAGTTGTCTGGTCAAG CATTTGATGACGCTTTTGCAGAATTCAAGAGACTCAA GTCCGCTGCTGTTGCAGAGAAAG GTCGTGCTCGAGTAGCAGGAGGTTTGCCTGATGTGGTCACCATCCAGGAGGGCAAG GCCCTGAATCTCACCTGCAACATTTCGGGCGACCCCGTGCCAAAGGTCACCTGGCTGAAGAACGACCGGGAGATCACGTCCGACGACCACTGCATCCTGAAGTTCGAGTCCGGCAAGTTCGCCAGCTTCACCATCACGGGCGTGAACACGTCGGACACCGGCAAATACAGCATCCTGGTGAAGAACAAGTACGGCACGGAGAGCGGGGACTTCACTGTAAGTGTCTTCATCCCTGAAGAGGCGGCCAGCAAGAAAAAATAG